One region of Rhodothermales bacterium genomic DNA includes:
- a CDS encoding T9SS type A sorting domain-containing protein, translated as MHTSYSVFRATSRALGLSFLLLTLAAPESNAQFAHSLGNESFDSGQGVGIDSSGNVYAAGTFNGTIDFDPGPGEVSYTSTRTDVFVTSYDTTGALRFALPIGNVFATSESSSGIAVEEDGRFYVTGGQPFGSIDFDPDPREFAETVGKVFLAGYTSEGAYRWSAPITGGESSGEGLGISADATGNVYIAGSYVFFLDFAPADTSRGDLPGIGSVDAFFASFTDDGAFRFVGRIGGPGADYARDAVADSEGNVYVTGRVTGTVQFDPDDRDNDGDRGERTTVSTADAFLASYTDEGILRFAYTFGGAFIADDDTGHGVSVDADDNVYVVGEGSGQLSFDPLDADGDGNLEVRAGDGNGSAFLASYTSDGVMRFANVFNGGASAAFDVATNDAGVSYLTGTYSGNTDFDPLNTSLIIDQDGGSDVFVASYDALGDLRKVFTLTGTGLLNGMGIAFEADEDVAITGGYSVLMDLGRGDAVDERTSAGQNDAFIARYPAFEPSSVSSERPPETPRVAGVSSPYPNPFSQATEFDLTLTAPQTLRIRVFDILGREVASIHEGTTPTGTHRIRWSAEGAAPGLYLIRVDGEGVSQTRQVVLLR; from the coding sequence ATGCACACTTCATACAGCGTGTTCCGGGCAACGTCGCGAGCCCTCGGGTTGTCGTTTCTTTTGCTGACCCTCGCGGCGCCGGAATCAAACGCCCAGTTTGCCCACTCATTGGGCAACGAAAGCTTCGATAGCGGCCAGGGTGTCGGCATCGATTCCAGCGGCAATGTGTACGCCGCCGGCACCTTTAACGGCACCATCGACTTCGACCCGGGGCCGGGCGAAGTATCCTACACGTCCACGCGAACAGACGTCTTCGTGACGTCCTACGATACGACGGGCGCGCTCCGGTTTGCCTTGCCGATCGGAAACGTCTTTGCGACGTCGGAGTCATCCAGCGGCATCGCCGTCGAGGAGGATGGACGATTTTATGTCACCGGCGGTCAGCCCTTTGGCAGTATCGACTTTGACCCGGACCCGCGGGAGTTCGCGGAGACCGTCGGCAAGGTCTTCCTGGCCGGCTACACGAGCGAGGGCGCCTACCGGTGGTCCGCACCGATCACGGGGGGTGAAAGTTCGGGCGAAGGACTCGGGATCAGCGCCGATGCGACCGGAAACGTGTACATCGCCGGCTCCTATGTGTTTTTCCTCGATTTTGCACCGGCCGACACCAGCCGGGGCGACCTGCCAGGCATCGGCAGCGTCGATGCGTTCTTCGCCAGCTTCACTGACGATGGCGCCTTCCGCTTCGTCGGCCGCATCGGAGGGCCTGGCGCCGACTATGCCCGCGACGCCGTCGCGGATAGTGAGGGAAACGTCTACGTCACCGGCCGGGTGACGGGAACAGTGCAGTTTGATCCCGACGATCGAGATAACGACGGCGACAGAGGTGAGCGTACAACGGTCAGCACCGCCGACGCATTCCTCGCCAGCTACACGGACGAAGGCATCCTGCGCTTCGCGTATACCTTTGGCGGCGCCTTCATCGCCGACGACGACACCGGGCACGGGGTGTCAGTCGACGCGGATGATAATGTCTATGTCGTCGGCGAAGGCAGCGGCCAGCTTTCATTCGACCCGCTCGATGCGGACGGCGACGGCAACCTCGAGGTCCGCGCCGGCGACGGCAACGGCAGCGCCTTCCTGGCCAGTTACACGTCGGATGGAGTTATGCGCTTCGCGAATGTCTTTAATGGGGGGGCGAGCGCGGCGTTCGATGTCGCGACGAACGACGCCGGCGTGAGCTATCTCACAGGCACCTACTCCGGTAACACGGACTTCGACCCCCTCAATACCTCGTTGATCATCGACCAGGACGGCGGATCCGACGTCTTTGTCGCCAGCTACGATGCACTGGGCGATCTTCGCAAGGTCTTTACGCTCACCGGCACGGGTCTGCTCAACGGGATGGGCATCGCGTTCGAGGCAGACGAGGATGTGGCGATCACCGGGGGGTATTCGGTGTTGATGGATCTCGGGCGGGGTGATGCCGTCGACGAGCGAACGAGCGCCGGCCAGAACGATGCGTTTATAGCCCGCTACCCGGCGTTCGAGCCCTCTTCTGTAAGCTCGGAGCGACCGCCAGAGACCCCGCGTGTCGCCGGCGTCTCGTCGCCGTACCCGAATCCCTTTTCGCAGGCGACCGAGTTCGACCTGACGCTCACCGCCCCGCAGACCCTGCGAATTCGCGTGTTCGATATCCTCGGCCGCGAAGTGGCCTCCATTCACGAGGGTACGACCCCCACGGGCACCCATCGGATTCGCTGGAGCGCGGAGGGCGCCGCGCCCGGGCTCTATCTGATTCGTGTCGATGGCGAGGGCGTTTCGCAGACACGCCAGGTGGTTCTGTTACGCTGA